A single Cupriavidus sp. EM10 DNA region contains:
- a CDS encoding porin, whose product MTFRHAPVRYAIAAAAAGLLAGTVHAQSSVTLYGVADAGIEYLSNVPSASGGSSQVRMTSGNMSTSRWGIRGVEDLGGGLKAIFELESGIAFDTGAQNNSSRLFDRGAFVGLGSKYGTLTLGRQTTPTYDTGLQLDPMGFAPRYSLYKSDDVLAGRADNAVKYRGKFGGLTATALYSTGRTGAGEVPGNYKVDRNLGASLLYEAGALMVGAAYDEFQGTTVATADRTDRRALIGASYAFGPARAFVGYRWYNGNVGTLPNNGSNLYWAGLRYSMSPALTLTGAAYYTDTRNSSADPIMFVASADYAFSKRTDVYMNVGYALNRGNSQLGMNGFNSTTGSPTNVVPGKDQTGVVMGIRHKF is encoded by the coding sequence ATGACATTTCGTCACGCCCCCGTTCGTTATGCCATCGCTGCAGCGGCTGCAGGCTTGCTGGCCGGTACCGTCCACGCACAATCCAGCGTCACGCTCTATGGCGTGGCCGATGCGGGTATCGAGTACCTCAGCAACGTGCCGTCCGCTTCGGGTGGCTCCAGCCAGGTGCGCATGACCTCTGGCAACATGTCGACGTCCCGCTGGGGCATTCGCGGCGTGGAAGACCTCGGCGGCGGATTGAAGGCCATCTTCGAACTGGAAAGCGGCATTGCTTTCGATACTGGCGCGCAGAACAACAGCAGCCGCCTGTTCGATCGCGGCGCGTTTGTCGGACTCGGCAGCAAGTACGGCACCCTGACATTGGGCCGCCAGACCACGCCGACCTATGACACCGGCCTGCAACTGGACCCGATGGGCTTTGCACCGCGTTACTCGCTGTACAAGAGCGATGACGTATTGGCCGGCCGTGCCGACAACGCCGTCAAGTATCGTGGCAAGTTCGGCGGCCTGACGGCCACTGCGCTGTACAGCACGGGCCGCACCGGCGCCGGCGAAGTGCCGGGCAACTACAAGGTCGACCGCAATCTCGGCGCCTCGCTGCTGTATGAAGCGGGTGCGCTGATGGTCGGCGCCGCCTATGACGAGTTCCAGGGCACCACCGTTGCCACCGCAGACCGCACGGACCGCCGTGCGCTGATCGGCGCGAGCTACGCCTTCGGTCCGGCCCGCGCATTCGTGGGCTACCGCTGGTACAACGGCAACGTCGGCACGTTGCCGAACAATGGCTCGAACCTCTACTGGGCCGGACTGCGTTACTCGATGAGCCCGGCGCTCACGCTGACTGGTGCGGCGTACTACACTGACACGCGCAATTCCAGCGCCGATCCGATCATGTTCGTTGCCTCCGCTGACTACGCGTTCTCGAAACGAACTGACGTGTACATGAACGTTGGCTACGCACTGAACCGTGGCAATTCCCAACTGGGCATGAACGGATTCAACTCGACGACCGGCAGCCCGACCAACGTGGTGCCAGGCAAGGACCAGACCGGCGTGGTGATGGGCATTCGCCACAAGTTCTGA
- a CDS encoding DNA-binding protein — MPRLAATPDQIRATVLAMLTEAGDAAPPTAARFRRVVSVRKLRDRLGGGDPATLSRTLNAIEAEVVRAGLADLALPELPAEIAEAMRALWQAAVAVQLDDVVRLRREAQQTAEAAQSARAEADLRVELLRQELSEVRGQLAARDTVLAEARAALATASARADEQAARRGELETALATVQERAVADERAHTEAIATIQTRYEALSKQLLQETAHQRDAVRAERAQLASQLKFAERRIAALEEERGRLDAELVSERAARQTAVGEASALKAVTASQRAQLDEMLRATLAAARGHFRKRRILPGKTYCSMADFGTQPIVRCSVSCGVGG; from the coding sequence ATGCCCCGCCTCGCCGCCACGCCCGACCAGATCCGCGCCACCGTGCTGGCCATGCTGACCGAAGCCGGCGACGCGGCGCCGCCTACGGCCGCACGCTTTCGACGCGTGGTATCGGTGCGCAAGCTGCGCGACCGCCTCGGCGGCGGCGACCCGGCGACGCTGTCGCGCACGCTCAATGCCATCGAGGCCGAAGTGGTGCGCGCGGGCCTGGCCGACCTGGCCCTGCCCGAGCTGCCCGCCGAGATCGCCGAAGCGATGCGCGCGTTGTGGCAAGCCGCGGTCGCGGTGCAGCTTGACGATGTGGTGCGTCTGCGGCGCGAGGCGCAACAGACCGCAGAGGCCGCGCAGTCCGCCCGCGCCGAGGCCGACCTGCGGGTCGAACTGCTGCGCCAGGAACTCAGTGAGGTCCGCGGGCAGCTTGCCGCGCGCGACACCGTACTGGCCGAAGCCAGAGCGGCCCTGGCAACGGCTAGCGCGCGGGCCGACGAGCAGGCGGCACGTCGTGGCGAACTCGAGACGGCACTCGCGACCGTGCAGGAACGTGCCGTGGCGGACGAGCGCGCCCACACCGAGGCGATCGCCACGATCCAGACGCGCTACGAGGCACTGTCGAAACAACTCCTGCAGGAAACCGCCCATCAGCGCGATGCGGTGCGCGCCGAGCGCGCACAACTGGCCTCACAACTCAAGTTCGCGGAGCGGCGCATCGCTGCGCTAGAGGAGGAGCGCGGACGACTGGACGCAGAACTGGTCAGCGAGCGCGCCGCGCGCCAGACCGCCGTCGGCGAGGCGAGCGCGCTCAAGGCCGTCACCGCCAGCCAGCGCGCCCAGCTCGACGAAATGCTGCGCGCGACCCTGGCCGCTGCCAGGGGTCACTTCAGAAAACGGAGAATATTGCCCGGTAAGACCTATTGTTCTATGGCAGACTTTGGCACCCAGCCGATTGTGCGGTGCAGCGTATCGTGTGGCGTAGGCGGTTGA
- a CDS encoding HU family DNA-binding protein, giving the protein MATKKTAAPKTAAKKPAAPAKKAAPAAKKAAAAPVAKPIKDTFNKSSLLAHLVTQTELDKKTVQTVLAHLENTIASAIHKKGAGEFTFPGLFKVSAIQVPATKKRFGRNPFTGADQWFAAKPASVKVKVRPLKKLKDAAL; this is encoded by the coding sequence ATGGCAACAAAGAAGACGGCCGCCCCGAAGACAGCGGCCAAGAAACCGGCAGCGCCGGCGAAGAAGGCTGCACCAGCAGCAAAGAAGGCAGCTGCCGCGCCCGTGGCCAAGCCGATCAAGGATACGTTCAACAAGTCGAGCCTGCTCGCCCACCTGGTGACGCAGACTGAGTTGGACAAGAAAACCGTTCAGACGGTGCTTGCCCATCTGGAGAACACCATCGCCAGCGCCATTCACAAAAAGGGGGCCGGTGAGTTCACGTTCCCGGGACTGTTCAAGGTGTCGGCCATCCAGGTGCCTGCGACCAAGAAGCGCTTCGGCCGGAACCCCTTCACTGGCGCTGATCAATGGTTCGCCGCGAAGCCGGCCTCGGTGAAGGTGAAGGTCCGTCCGTTGAAGAAGCTGAAAGACGCGGCTCTGTAA
- a CDS encoding DUF6884 domain-containing protein has protein sequence MQLAFFPHNTKVEFDPAAAALIVLACSGKKAAVRSPALHLYQGVMYQTYRAHTPCGTAAPAMVILSAKHGFVAPDDTLDPYDLQMTTARADEILKRLNQSVMQVAWPFRASRVLLAGGQTYRRVMRAAIRLVGAERLPIEEVSGGIGNQRSQLARFLAGMAPQFVEQIGSHPNGNPVFRRYGPFEVGAEVELQYRVIPGSTTTPAHVLALFPGPIGPTAEVEIACDVKGRMRGSTRWVSVTDLGLTS, from the coding sequence ATGCAGCTTGCCTTCTTCCCGCACAACACAAAAGTCGAATTTGATCCCGCGGCGGCGGCCCTGATTGTTCTGGCTTGTTCCGGAAAGAAAGCCGCCGTCCGCTCCCCTGCCCTGCATCTCTACCAAGGCGTGATGTACCAGACCTACCGTGCCCACACTCCATGCGGCACCGCCGCGCCTGCGATGGTCATCCTCTCCGCCAAGCACGGTTTCGTAGCGCCCGACGACACGCTCGACCCGTACGATCTGCAGATGACAACTGCCCGCGCAGACGAAATCTTGAAAAGGCTGAATCAGTCCGTGATGCAGGTGGCCTGGCCATTCAGGGCCAGTAGAGTGCTCCTCGCCGGAGGACAAACTTACCGGCGCGTGATGCGCGCTGCGATCCGGCTGGTAGGCGCGGAGCGCCTGCCCATCGAGGAGGTCAGCGGCGGTATCGGCAACCAGCGCTCTCAACTTGCTCGTTTCCTCGCTGGAATGGCCCCGCAGTTTGTCGAGCAGATTGGCTCGCATCCGAACGGCAACCCGGTGTTTCGGCGATATGGTCCATTCGAAGTGGGCGCCGAGGTAGAACTCCAATACCGGGTGATTCCAGGTTCGACGACCACGCCTGCGCACGTTCTTGCGCTCTTTCCGGGACCTATCGGGCCGACCGCAGAGGTAGAAATCGCTTGCGATGTGAAAGGTCGCATGAGAGGGAGTACTCGCTGGGTCAGCGTAACGGACTTGGGGCTAACGTCATGA
- a CDS encoding DNA-binding protein translates to MIREASITQEQVNAAANALRAAGAKVTVRAVRKELGDVGSQSTVMRMLADWKSEQVQVPEAPMALPAPLQRVLADYLAKLITEGKVELSAEVAELQQVNGDLGIENERLISQLEAVQAENAALQSERDAYAGRVQQLEADLGVSRAETEHERNAAASVRTDLAKSQLRLEAVPGLEEELKAARAEAAKERGDRVIAEQKAAVAAARLEGAERERERIESALREASAREEQANVQVNELTAQLVDGRLVRARGEREGRKLVDLRRAVGPVSPERKAGSEKRSVARGKPTPDASGTP, encoded by the coding sequence ATGATCCGTGAAGCGTCCATTACGCAAGAACAGGTCAACGCCGCGGCCAACGCCCTCCGCGCCGCCGGCGCCAAGGTCACCGTTCGGGCAGTGCGCAAAGAACTTGGTGACGTCGGCTCTCAGTCGACCGTGATGCGTATGCTGGCCGACTGGAAATCCGAGCAGGTGCAAGTCCCCGAAGCGCCGATGGCACTGCCGGCGCCGCTGCAGCGCGTCCTGGCTGACTATCTCGCCAAGCTCATTACGGAAGGGAAGGTAGAACTGTCCGCAGAGGTGGCTGAACTTCAGCAGGTCAACGGTGACCTTGGCATCGAAAACGAGCGGCTGATCAGCCAGCTTGAAGCCGTGCAGGCCGAGAATGCGGCTTTGCAATCGGAGCGCGATGCATATGCGGGGCGCGTACAGCAGCTCGAGGCAGATCTGGGCGTTTCTCGTGCCGAAACGGAACACGAGCGCAACGCGGCCGCATCCGTCCGGACGGACCTGGCCAAGTCGCAACTTCGCCTGGAAGCCGTGCCGGGGCTGGAGGAGGAACTGAAGGCGGCGCGTGCCGAGGCAGCGAAAGAGCGCGGGGATCGAGTTATCGCGGAGCAAAAGGCGGCCGTAGCCGCCGCCCGACTTGAAGGCGCGGAAAGGGAGCGCGAGCGCATAGAAAGCGCGCTTCGCGAAGCATCGGCACGCGAGGAACAGGCAAACGTCCAGGTGAACGAGCTCACGGCGCAATTGGTAGACGGCCGGCTAGTGCGAGCGCGCGGCGAACGGGAAGGGCGAAAGCTGGTGGATCTCCGGCGCGCTGTTGGGCCGGTATCGCCTGAGCGAAAGGCCGGCTCCGAGAAGCGCAGTGTTGCGCGCGGCAAGCCGACGCCCGACGCATCGGGCACGCCATAA
- a CDS encoding DUF2188 domain-containing protein, whose protein sequence is MANDIHVVPAGDGWAVEAAGGGRRTMFATQEEAIAAGTERAKQDEVELLIHGRDGQIRERNTFGHDPRDVKG, encoded by the coding sequence ATGGCCAACGACATCCACGTGGTTCCGGCTGGCGACGGCTGGGCGGTTGAGGCGGCTGGAGGAGGCAGGCGGACGATGTTCGCTACTCAGGAAGAAGCCATTGCGGCTGGTACCGAACGCGCCAAACAAGACGAGGTCGAGTTGCTCATCCACGGCCGCGACGGTCAGATCCGTGAGCGCAACACCTTCGGCCATGACCCGCGAGACGTTAAGGGCTAA
- a CDS encoding RNA ligase family protein — MDLAAFAPMLPGLRKSLPRGDGWWAEVKYDGYRALALTGSIPSVRTKNGANCTTWFPELHHSLKALPANTVLDGEVCVLDAVGRADFERLHGRARRKSWYEGADPIVYCVFDILAIRGRDVRVQPIEERKTMLRPLLAALPGLLYVQAVLDQADWLFASALALNLEGIVCKRAGSPYQGGPTTDWIKVKRPDAHKHGAFRRS, encoded by the coding sequence TTGGATCTGGCGGCATTCGCGCCGATGCTTCCCGGCCTGCGCAAGTCGCTGCCGCGCGGCGACGGCTGGTGGGCCGAGGTCAAGTACGACGGCTACCGAGCTTTGGCATTGACCGGCTCGATCCCGTCTGTGCGAACAAAGAACGGTGCCAACTGTACTACCTGGTTCCCCGAACTACACCACAGCCTCAAGGCCCTCCCCGCCAACACGGTCCTCGATGGCGAGGTCTGCGTGCTGGATGCCGTCGGCCGCGCCGACTTTGAGCGGCTGCATGGGCGGGCCAGGCGCAAGTCCTGGTACGAAGGCGCCGACCCGATTGTCTACTGCGTCTTCGACATTCTCGCGATCAGGGGTCGGGACGTGCGGGTGCAGCCGATCGAGGAGCGCAAGACTATGCTGCGCCCGCTACTCGCTGCCCTGCCCGGCCTTCTCTATGTCCAGGCTGTCCTTGATCAGGCGGATTGGCTCTTCGCGAGCGCTCTAGCGCTCAATCTTGAAGGCATCGTATGCAAGCGTGCCGGCAGCCCCTATCAAGGTGGGCCAACCACTGACTGGATCAAGGTAAAGCGGCCCGATGCGCATAAGCACGGCGCATTTCGGCGTAGTTAG
- the istA gene encoding IS21-like element ISRme9 family transposase, giving the protein MPANRMTMRKIKEVLRLKWACGLSHRQIARATGVSVGAVSQYAAMAKAAGLDWPQADSLNEDTLEQRLFGAQKPANSPGGRVMPDFPYLHRELRRKGVTLQLLWEEYLEANPNVPIYQYTQFCCRYRDWAATLKRSMRQQHRAGEKLFADFAGQMVPILDAEGGIAFEASIFVAVLGASNYTYACATRGQTTADWIGGMVCAMEFAGGVPELLVPDNPRALVARPDRYEPVLSRTAEDFVHHYGTAMLPARPRKPQDKAKVETGVLIVERWILARLRNHRFYSLGELNKAIKKLVADLNDRPFKKLPGTRREWFERLDRPVLRPLPPRRYEVATFKQCRVNVDYHVEIDGHYYSVPHALVRKAVEARVTRHTIEILYGGKRVALHARNTRKGSHSTVKEHMPVAHRAHLEWTPGRLLNWAASIGPNVAVIVEYQLTHKSHPEMGYRACLGLLSLAKKYSKERLEAACARAVAIGSLTRKSVVSILENHLDRQATLPVSQTEWHSPMHDNVRGPDYYH; this is encoded by the coding sequence ATGCCGGCCAACCGGATGACCATGCGCAAAATCAAGGAAGTGCTTCGCCTGAAGTGGGCGTGTGGCCTTTCGCACCGGCAGATCGCTAGGGCGACGGGTGTGAGTGTTGGCGCCGTTTCGCAGTACGCGGCAATGGCGAAGGCAGCGGGGCTGGATTGGCCGCAGGCGGACAGCCTGAACGAAGATACGCTGGAGCAGCGGCTGTTCGGCGCGCAGAAGCCGGCCAACAGCCCGGGCGGGCGGGTGATGCCGGACTTCCCCTATCTGCATCGCGAGTTGCGCCGCAAGGGCGTGACACTGCAGTTGCTGTGGGAGGAATACCTGGAGGCGAATCCAAACGTCCCCATTTACCAATACACGCAGTTCTGCTGCCGTTACCGGGACTGGGCAGCGACGCTCAAGCGGTCCATGCGCCAGCAGCACCGCGCCGGCGAGAAGCTGTTTGCTGACTTCGCCGGTCAGATGGTGCCGATTCTGGATGCGGAGGGCGGCATTGCCTTCGAAGCCAGCATCTTCGTCGCTGTGCTCGGCGCTTCAAATTACACGTACGCGTGCGCCACCCGGGGGCAGACCACTGCCGACTGGATCGGGGGAATGGTCTGCGCGATGGAATTCGCCGGCGGCGTGCCCGAGCTGCTTGTTCCGGACAACCCGCGCGCGCTGGTGGCTCGCCCTGACCGATACGAGCCAGTGCTGTCCCGAACTGCAGAAGACTTCGTTCATCACTACGGCACGGCCATGCTGCCAGCACGGCCACGCAAGCCGCAAGACAAGGCCAAGGTCGAGACTGGCGTACTGATCGTCGAGCGGTGGATCCTAGCGCGGCTGCGCAATCACCGCTTCTACAGCTTGGGCGAGCTCAACAAGGCTATCAAGAAGCTCGTCGCCGACCTGAACGACCGACCGTTCAAGAAGCTGCCTGGCACGCGCCGGGAGTGGTTCGAGCGGTTGGACCGGCCAGTGCTGCGACCGCTGCCGCCGCGGCGCTACGAAGTTGCAACGTTCAAACAGTGCCGCGTCAACGTCGACTACCACGTCGAGATCGACGGCCACTACTACAGCGTGCCGCATGCCCTGGTGCGCAAGGCGGTGGAGGCTCGCGTAACTCGCCACACCATCGAGATCCTGTACGGCGGCAAACGGGTGGCGCTGCACGCGCGCAATACCCGCAAGGGCAGCCACAGCACGGTCAAGGAACACATGCCGGTGGCCCACCGCGCGCACCTCGAATGGACGCCCGGCCGGCTGCTCAACTGGGCAGCCTCGATTGGGCCCAACGTCGCCGTCATCGTCGAATACCAGCTCACCCACAAGAGCCATCCCGAGATGGGCTATCGCGCCTGCCTGGGTCTGCTGAGTCTGGCCAAGAAGTACAGCAAGGAGCGGCTCGAAGCCGCTTGCGCCCGCGCCGTCGCCATTGGCTCGCTCACGCGTAAGTCTGTGGTCTCCATCCTTGAAAACCATCTGGACCGGCAAGCCACTCTGCCGGTATCGCAAACCGAGTGGCATTCCCCCATGCACGACAACGTGCGCGGACCCGACTACTACCATTAG
- the istB gene encoding IS21-like element ISRme9 family helper ATPase IstB, translating to MLMQHTVGQLKALKLDGMARAFEEQSALTASSSLPFEERFSMLVDREIAWRDTRRLERLLRSAKLKHAQACLEDVVYDGSRGLDQRLVASLASCDWIRNAQSLILTGATGAGKSWLACAFAQQACRQGFSALYLRVPRLFEELQIAHGDGSFTRRLAQLARIDVLVLDDWGLQEPSKSARGDLLEVLDDRVGTRSTIVTSQLPIEHWHQWLDDPTLADAILDRLVHQAHKVSLKGESMRKRSATDVKKRAS from the coding sequence ATGCTGATGCAACACACCGTCGGCCAGCTCAAGGCCCTGAAGCTCGACGGGATGGCGCGGGCCTTCGAGGAACAGTCTGCCCTGACCGCCAGCTCCAGCCTGCCGTTCGAAGAACGCTTCTCCATGCTGGTCGACCGGGAGATTGCTTGGCGTGACACCAGGCGCCTGGAGCGGCTGCTGCGCTCGGCCAAGCTCAAGCACGCCCAGGCATGCCTCGAGGATGTGGTCTATGACGGCAGCCGCGGTCTTGACCAGCGGCTGGTCGCCAGCCTGGCCAGTTGCGACTGGATCCGCAATGCTCAGAGTCTCATCCTTACCGGGGCGACCGGTGCCGGCAAGTCCTGGCTGGCCTGTGCGTTTGCTCAGCAGGCCTGTCGGCAGGGATTCTCTGCGCTCTACCTGCGGGTGCCGCGACTGTTCGAGGAACTGCAGATCGCCCACGGCGACGGGAGCTTCACCCGCCGCCTGGCACAGCTCGCGCGCATCGATGTCCTGGTGCTGGACGACTGGGGCCTACAGGAGCCTTCTAAAAGCGCACGCGGCGATCTGCTGGAAGTTCTGGACGATCGCGTCGGCACCCGCTCGACCATCGTGACCAGCCAGCTCCCGATCGAGCATTGGCACCAGTGGTTGGATGATCCGACGCTGGCTGACGCCATTCTGGACCGGCTGGTCCACCAGGCGCACAAGGTATCGCTCAAAGGCGAATCCATGCGCAAGCGCTCGGCTACCGACGTCAAGAAACGGGCATCGTGA
- a CDS encoding ExeA family protein, translating to MNQPNLLALYGLKFNPFAQDIPVEAVFVPPKLDHFCWRIENGMAREGGFAMVHGDPGCGKSVTLRLLHQRLMRVPDLMVGSIAHPQSNLADFYRELSDIFTVPLKPHNRWGGFKALRERWLTHMEASRRRCVLLIDEAQEMAVPALSELRLLAQARFDSQLLLCVVLAGDARLPEKFSREDLIPLGSRIRCRLALESASIDELQACLDHLLAAAGNATLMTMPLRQTLCEHAAGCGFR from the coding sequence ATGAATCAACCCAACCTGCTGGCCTTGTACGGTCTGAAGTTCAACCCCTTCGCCCAGGACATCCCCGTCGAGGCCGTGTTCGTGCCACCCAAGCTCGATCACTTCTGCTGGCGCATTGAGAACGGTATGGCCCGCGAAGGCGGCTTCGCCATGGTGCATGGCGACCCCGGTTGCGGCAAGAGCGTCACGCTGCGCCTGCTCCATCAGCGCCTCATGCGCGTCCCCGATCTGATGGTCGGCTCGATCGCTCACCCACAGAGCAATCTGGCGGACTTCTATCGCGAGCTCAGCGACATCTTTACCGTACCGCTCAAGCCCCACAATCGCTGGGGCGGCTTCAAGGCGCTGCGCGAGCGCTGGCTCACCCACATGGAGGCCAGCCGCCGCCGCTGCGTGCTGCTCATCGATGAAGCCCAGGAGATGGCGGTGCCAGCCCTCTCGGAACTGCGCCTGCTCGCACAGGCACGCTTCGACTCGCAATTGCTGCTGTGCGTGGTGCTTGCCGGCGACGCTCGCCTGCCGGAGAAGTTCAGCCGCGAGGACCTGATCCCGCTGGGCAGCCGCATCCGCTGCCGTCTGGCGCTGGAGAGTGCGAGCATCGACGAGCTGCAGGCCTGCCTGGACCACTTGCTGGCCGCCGCCGGCAACGCCACCCTGATGACCATGCCATTGCGCCAGACCCTGTGTGAGCACGCCGCCGGCTGCGGATTTCGGTGA
- a CDS encoding IS481 family transposase — protein sequence MSLSIDHRNRWARLRFSVIGPLLASPPAKGELQQAFQALAAKVWRHPITGADVQFGASSIERWYYRARHVQDPVDQLKNRLRDDCGHFVSLSPAIIEALVEQYRQHPGWTMQLHYDNLRVATKDGPDTLPSYTTVCRYLKAQGLVRKPTPRSSTDGAIAAAARREAREVRSYEVDHVAALWHLDFHHGSRKVLTPDGQWHKPLLLCIMDDHSRLVCHLQWFLDETTASLVHGVSQAIMKRGLPRAIMTDNGAAMMADEFVEGLASLGILHQTTLPYSPYQNAKQERFWGQLESRLMAMLEGESHLTLEQLNLATQAWVEQEYHHKEHAELEATPLQRYLSCADVSRPSPEALALRRAFRIRQHRRQRRTDGTFTLDGVRFEIPGAYRHLEQVCLSYARWDLSQVDLIDARIGAILAAVFPLDKSANADARRAHLTAKGASPANEEPAQAGTAPLLRQLLAEHAATGLPPAYLPPAPTKL from the coding sequence ATGTCACTATCGATTGATCATCGCAACCGATGGGCGCGCTTGCGCTTCTCGGTCATTGGCCCTTTGCTGGCTTCGCCGCCTGCCAAAGGAGAATTGCAGCAAGCGTTCCAGGCACTGGCCGCCAAGGTCTGGCGGCACCCCATCACCGGCGCCGACGTTCAGTTCGGCGCGTCTTCCATCGAACGCTGGTATTACCGGGCCCGTCACGTCCAGGATCCGGTCGATCAACTCAAGAACCGACTGCGCGACGATTGCGGCCACTTCGTCAGTCTGAGCCCAGCCATCATCGAAGCGCTGGTCGAGCAGTACCGTCAGCACCCCGGCTGGACCATGCAGTTGCATTACGACAACCTGCGCGTCGCGACCAAGGATGGCCCGGACACGCTGCCGTCCTACACCACGGTGTGCCGGTATCTGAAGGCGCAGGGTCTGGTGCGCAAGCCAACCCCGCGCTCGAGCACGGATGGGGCCATCGCTGCTGCGGCTCGCCGCGAGGCACGCGAGGTGCGTAGCTACGAGGTCGACCACGTGGCCGCGCTCTGGCACCTGGACTTCCACCATGGTTCGCGCAAGGTGCTCACCCCCGATGGGCAGTGGCACAAGCCGCTGCTGCTCTGCATTATGGACGACCATTCGCGGCTGGTCTGCCACCTGCAGTGGTTCCTCGACGAGACCACTGCCTCGCTGGTGCACGGCGTCTCGCAGGCGATCATGAAGCGAGGGCTGCCGCGGGCCATCATGACCGATAACGGCGCAGCCATGATGGCCGACGAGTTCGTCGAGGGGCTGGCCAGTCTGGGCATCCTGCACCAGACTACCTTGCCCTACAGCCCATACCAGAATGCCAAGCAGGAACGCTTCTGGGGACAGCTCGAGTCCCGGCTGATGGCCATGCTCGAAGGTGAGTCGCACCTCACCCTGGAGCAATTGAACCTCGCCACGCAGGCCTGGGTCGAGCAGGAATACCACCACAAGGAACACGCCGAACTCGAGGCGACGCCTCTGCAGCGCTACCTGTCCTGTGCCGACGTCTCGCGCCCCAGTCCCGAGGCGCTGGCCTTGCGCCGGGCCTTCCGTATCCGCCAGCATCGCCGCCAGCGCAGAACCGACGGCACCTTCACGTTGGACGGCGTGCGCTTCGAGATCCCCGGCGCTTACCGCCACCTCGAGCAAGTCTGCCTGAGCTACGCGCGCTGGGATCTCTCCCAAGTCGACCTGATCGATGCGCGCATCGGCGCGATCCTGGCCGCCGTGTTCCCGCTGGACAAGTCTGCCAATGCCGACGCACGGCGCGCGCATCTCACGGCCAAGGGTGCCTCGCCTGCTAACGAGGAACCCGCGCAGGCTGGCACTGCGCCGCTGCTGCGTCAGTTGCTCGCCGAACACGCCGCCACCGGCCTGCCGCCGGCCTATCTCCCACCCGCACCCACCAAGCTATGA
- a CDS encoding glutathione S-transferase N-terminal domain-containing protein, which produces MAPERFFVGDFMIRLHDFELSGSCYKIRLLLNMLSVPYEKVSVDYVGQQHESADYLELNPFGELPVHKQLS; this is translated from the coding sequence GTGGCTCCGGAACGCTTTTTTGTTGGAGATTTCATGATTCGCTTACATGATTTTGAGCTGTCGGGAAGTTGCTACAAGATTCGACTTCTCTTGAACATGCTGAGCGTTCCCTATGAGAAAGTCAGTGTGGACTATGTTGGCCAACAACATGAGTCGGCGGACTATCTCGAACTTAATCCGTTCGGGGAATTGCCTGTGCATAAGCAGCTTTCGTGA